One window of Strix aluco isolate bStrAlu1 chromosome 24, bStrAlu1.hap1, whole genome shotgun sequence genomic DNA carries:
- the LOC141934198 gene encoding feather keratin Cos1-1/Cos1-3/Cos2-1-like, producing the protein MSCYDQCLPCRPCGPTPLANSCNEPCVRQCQNSTIVIQPSPVVVTLPGPILSSFPQNTVVGSSTSAAVGSILSCDGVPINSGGFDLSCITSRYCGRRCPPC; encoded by the coding sequence atgtcctgctatgaccagtgcctgccatgccggccctgTGGCCCCACCccactggccaacagctgcaatgagccctgtgtcaggcagtgccagaactccaccatcgtcatccagccctcccccgtggtggtgactctgcccggacccatcctcagctccttcccacagaacaccgttgtgggctcctccacctccgctgccgttggcagcatcctcagctgtgacggagtgcccatcaactctgggggctttgacctctcctgcattaccagccgctactgtggcagaaggtgccccccctgctaa